The Magnolia sinica isolate HGM2019 chromosome 9, MsV1, whole genome shotgun sequence genome contains a region encoding:
- the LOC131256662 gene encoding B-box zinc finger protein 32-like: MKSKSRVCELCRREANLYCESDSAFLCWDCDATVHGANFLVARHVRRTVCCRCEGFDGNSVSGAGSRPIRPVCRSCGPEEDGSCSSLSSSSSECISTAESFTGMRKAGGSRSRTGRIGRTDRSGSVSEFSVGDGSKAAAVRETKGDVDAKAEGILVIWSRRLGFKSSCCVGFALHAFGICLRKFTALPFRVCLASSLWFAAKLCERRGVSTWQLKKLEACSGVPAKLILLAETKLSPFVKLHKSSQEEAEGWAECSDG; encoded by the coding sequence ATGAAATCGAAATCTAGGGTTTGCGAGCTCTGCAGAAGAGAGGCGAACCTCTATTGCGAGTCGGACTCGGCGTTCCTCTGCTGGGACTGCGACGCGACCGTGCACGGGGCTAATTTCCTGGTGGCGCGGCACGTGCGGCGGACGGTGTGCTGCAGGTGCGAGGGGTTCGACGGGAATAGCGTCTCGGGGGCCGGATCCCGCCCGATCCGGCCGGTGTGCCGGTCCTGCGGACCGGAGGAAGACGGTTCTTGCTCTTCCCTGTCTTCCTCATCGTCGGAGTGCATCTCAACGGCGGAGTCGTTCACGGGCATGAGAAAGGCCGGAGGGAGCCGGTCGAGGACCGGGCGGATCGGGAGGACCGACCGGTCTGGTTCGGTCTCGGAGTTTTCCGTTGGGGACGGCTCGAAGGCTGCAGCAGTCAGGGAGACGAAGGGGGACGTCGATGCCAAGGcggagggtattttggtaatttggtCGAGGCGGTTGGGGTTCAAGAGCAGCTGCTGTGTGGGTTTCGCCCTGCATGCGTTTGGGATCTGCTTGAGGAAATTTACGGCTTTGCCCTTCAGGGTCTGCCTAGCATCGTCGCTCTGGTTCGCGGCCAAGCTCTGCGAGAGACGTGGCGTGTCCACGTGGCAGCTAAAGAAGCTAGAAGCGTGTTCGGGGGTCCCAGCGAAGCTGATCCTACTGGCTGAAACCAAGCTCTCGCCGTTCGTAAAAC